From one Perca fluviatilis chromosome 10, GENO_Pfluv_1.0, whole genome shotgun sequence genomic stretch:
- the atp11c gene encoding phospholipid-transporting ATPase 11C isoform X4 yields the protein MLRRRLNRLLGGDERRVDSRTIYVGHRSSSTSEAFIPPKFCDNRIVSSKYTVWNFLPKNLFEQFRRIANFYFLIIFLVQVIVDTPTSPVTSGLPLFFVITVTAIKQGYEDWLRHKADNEVNKYPVTVLEQGRKIRKESEKIKVGDVVEVEEDETFPCDLILLQSSRDDDTCFVTTASLDGESNHKTHYTVPDTEKDLESLNATIECEQPQPDLYKFVGRMHIYKNEQETAVRSLGPENLLLKGATLKNTQKICGVAVYTGMETKMALNYQGKSQKRSAVEKSINAFLLVYLCILVSKALVCTTLKYVWQSKPGQDEPWYNEKTQREKDTNLYLKMFTDFLSFMVLFNFIIPVSMYVTVEMQKFLGSFFITWDKDFFDPEIKEGALVNTSDLNEELGQVEYVFTDKTGTLTQNNMEFIECCIDGFQYKYRDANSELDGFCVTDGPVNKVQQKAGREREELFLRALCLCHTVQVKESTEQSQGDGLIDQVDGFGVDGEVPHPPQEQRGFIASSPDEVALVKGAMRYGFTFLGLESKTMKILTRNNDVEMYELLHVLNFDPVRRRMSVIVRSKSGDTLLFCKGADSSIFPRVRQEEVERIRMNVERNATEGYRTLCVAYKYLSAEEYAQADAGLREARLALQDREEKLITVYNQVETGMSLIGATAVEDRLQEEAAETMEALQGAGIKVWVLTGDKMETAKSTCYACRLFQRNTELLELTVRTLEDGGRKREDRLHELLLEYHKKAVQDAPPVKAGVTRTWSSATQDYGFIIDGATLSMVLNSSSESNSSRYKNLFLQICQNCASVLCCRMAPLQKAQIVKMVKNSKGSPITLSIGDGANDVSMILEAHVGIGIKGKEGRQAVRNSDYAIPKLKHLKKLLLAHGHLYYVRIAHLVQYFFYKNLCFILPQFLYQFFCGYSQQPLYDAAYLTMYNICFTSMPILAYSLLEQHICMEVLLDNSTLYREIAKNAMLRWGPFLYWTLLGVFHGLLFFFGVRYLFSNPALQDNGQVFGNWSYGTIVFTVLVFTVTLKLALDTRHWTWINHFVIWGSLAFYMFFSFFWGGIIWPFLKQQRLYFVFANMLSSVSAWLVIILLILLSLLPEILLVVFRKPRGPHTRQLSEGGLLQTSRLQRSHHYPTST from the exons CTTGGCGGCGATGAAAGAAGAGTAGACAGTAGGACTATCTATGTTGGTCATCGGTCATCTTCAACCAGTGAGGCTTTCATCCCACCCAAGTTCTGTGATAACAGGATTGTGTCCTCCAAG TATACAGTTTGGAACTTTCTACCAAAGAACCTGTTTGAGCAGTTTAGAAGAATTGCCAATTTCTACTTCCTTATCATCTTCCTGGTGCAG GTAATAGTGGACACCCCCACCAGCCCAGTCACCAGTGGCCTACCCTTATTTTTTGTGATTACAGTAACCGCTATCAAGCAG GGCTATGAGGACTGGCTACGGCACAAGGCTGACAATGAGGTGAATAAGTACCCAGTGACCGTGCTGGAACAAGGCCGGAAGATACGGAAGGAGAGTGAGAAGATCAAG GTTGGAGATGTTGTTGAGGTGGAGGAAGATGAGACCTTTCCCTGTGATTTAATACTGCTGCAGTCTAGCCGAGATGACGACACATGTTTCGTTACCACCGCAAGTCTGGATGGAGAGTCCAACCATAAG acacactacacagtgCCAGACACGGAGAAGGATCTGGAATCTCTCAACGCTACCATTGAGTGTGAACAGCCACAGCCTGACCTTTACAA GTTTGTCGGCCGTATGCACATCTACAAAAATGAACAGGAGACTGCAGTGAG GTCTTTGGGCCCAGAAAACCTCCTGCTGAAAGGGGCAACTTTAAAGAACACTCAGAAAATCTGTG GTGTTGCAGTTTATACTGGCATGGAGACAAAGATGGCTCTCAACTATCAGGGCAAGTCTCAGAAACGCTCTGCTGTGGAGAA GTCTATCAATGCCTTCCTTCTGGTTTACCTTTGCATATTGGTGAGCAAGGCCCTAGTGTGCACTACTCTTAAGTATGTGTGGCAAAGCAAGCCCGGGCAGGATGAGCCTTGGTACAACGAGAAAAcccagagagagaaggacaCCAATCTG TACCTAAAGATGTTCACTGACTTCCTGTCCTTCATGGTGCTCTTCAACTTCATCATTCCGGTGTCCATGTATGTGACGGTTGAGATGCAGAAGTTTTTGGGATCCTTTTTCATCACATGGGACAAGGACTTCTTTGACCCTGAAATCAAGGAGGGGGCACTGGTCAACACTTCAGACCTCAATGAGGAACTGGGACAG GTGGAGTATGTCTTTACAGACAAGACGGGCACCCTCACTCAGAACAACATGGAGTTCATAGAGTGCTGCATTGACGGCTTTCAGTACAAGTACCGGGACGCAAACTCAGAGTTGGACGGATTCTGTGTCACAGATGGACCTGTGAACAAAGTGCAGCAGAAAGCTGGCAGG GAGAGGGAAGAGCTGTTTCTGCGTGCCCTGTGTCTGTGCCACACAGTCCAGGTGAAGGAGTCTACTGAGCAGAGCCAAGGGGACGGACTGATAGACCAGGTGGATGGCTTCGGGGTGGATGGAGAGGTGCCTCATCCACCGCAGGAGCAGAGAGGCTTTATTGCCTCCTCCCCTGATGAGGTTGCTCTGGTCAAGGGTGCCATGAG GTATGGCTTCACATTTCTGGGTCTCGAAAGTAAAACCATGAAAATTCTCACCAGGAACAATGATGTTGAAAT GTATGAACTGCTTCACGTGTTGAACTTTGACCCAGTGAGAAGGCGAATGAGTGTAATCGTCAGATCCAAATCAG GTGATACGTTGCTCTTCTGTAAGGGAGCGGACTCTTCCATCTTTCCTCGAGTCAGACAGGAGGAGGTTGAACGGATACGCATGAATGTGGAGCGTAATGCAACA GAGGGCTACCGGACGCTATGTGTGGCCTACAAATATCTCAGTGCAGAAGAGTACGCCCAGGCAGATGCAGGATTGAGGGAAGCTAGACTGGCTCTGCAGGACAGAGAGGAGAAGCTCATTACTGTTTACAACCAAGTGGAGACTGGCATGAGTCTAATAGGAGCTACTGCTGTAGAAGATCG GCTTCAAGAGGAGGCAGCAGAGACCATGGAGGCTCTGCAGGGTGCAGGCATTAAAGTTTGGGTCCTAACGGGGGACAAGATGGAGACGGCAAAGTCCACCTGTTACGCTTGTAGGTTGTTCCAGAGAAATACAGAGCTGTTGGAGCTGACGGTGCGTACTttggaggatggagggaggaagcGGGAGGACCGACTGCATGAGCTCTTGCTTGAATACCACAAGAAAGCTGTACAGGATGCACCACCGGTAAAGGCTGGCGTCACCAG GACCTGGTCTTCAGCAACCCAGGACTATGGTTTCATCATAGATGGAGCCACTCTATCGATGGTGCTCAACTCCTCCTCTGAATCCAACTCGAGTCGCTACAAGAACCTGTTCCTGCAGATATGTCAAAACTGCGCATCTGTGCTCTGCTGCCGCATGGCTCCTCTACAAAAGGCACAG ATAGTTAAAATGGTGAAGAATTCTAAAGGCAGCCCTATCACCCTTTCCATTGGAGATGGTGCCAATGATGTCAGCATGATTTTGGAAGCTCACGTTGGCATTG GTATTAAGGGTAAAGAGGGTCGGCAGGCAGTGAGGAACAGTGATTATGCCATCCCCAAACTCAAGCACCTCAAGAAACTTTTGTTGGCTCACGGGCATCTCTACTATGTTCGCATTGCACACCTGGTGCAATATTTCTTTTACAAG AACCTTTGCTTCATCTTACCTCAGTTTTTGTACCAGTTCTTCTGTGGCTATTCCCAGCAA CCCCTGTATGATGCGGCCTATCTGACGATGTACAACATCTGCTTCACCTCTATGCCCATCCTGGCTTACAGTCTCTTGGAGCAGCACATCTGCATGGAGGTTCTGCTGGACAATTCTACCCTCTACAG AGAGATTGCTAAGAACGCCATGCTACGGTGGGGACCGTTCCTCTATTGGACTCTACTTGGAGTCTTTCATGGCTTGCTCTTCTTCTTTGGTGTTCGATATTTGTTCAGTAACCCAGCACTGCAGGATAATGGCCAG GTTTTTGGGAACTGGTCATATGGAACAATTGTCTTCACTGTCCTCGTCTTCACTGTCACACTAAAG CTCGCTCTGGACACGCGGCACTGGACATGGATCAACCACTTTGTAATCTGGGGCTCCCtggctttctacatgtttttcAGCTTCTTCTGGGGAGGAATAATATG GCCTTTCCTGAAGCAGCAACgtttgtactttgtgtttgCCAACATGCTGAGTTCGGTGTCAGCCTGGCTGGTCATCATCTTGCTCATCCTGCTCAGCCTACTGCCAGAGATCCTGCTTGTGGTGTTCCGCAAGCCCCGTGGGCCCCACACTCGACAG
- the atp11c gene encoding phospholipid-transporting ATPase 11C isoform X5, whose protein sequence is MLRRRLNRLLGGDERRVDSRTIYVGHRSSSTSEAFIPPKFCDNRIVSSKYTVWNFLPKNLFEQFRRIANFYFLIIFLVQVIVDTPTSPVTSGLPLFFVITVTAIKQGYEDWLRHKADNEVNKYPVTVLEQGRKIRKESEKIKVGDVVEVEEDETFPCDLILLQSSRDDDTCFVTTASLDGESNHKTHYTVPDTEKDLESLNATIECEQPQPDLYKFVGRMHIYKNEQETAVRSLGPENLLLKGATLKNTQKICGVAVYTGMETKMALNYQGKSQKRSAVEKSINAFLLVYLCILVSKALVCTTLKYVWQSKPGQDEPWYNEKTQREKDTNLYLKMFTDFLSFMVLFNFIIPVSMYVTVEMQKFLGSFFITWDKDFFDPEIKEGALVNTSDLNEELGQVEYVFTDKTGTLTQNNMEFIECCIDGFQYKYRDANSELDGFCVTDGPVNKVQQKAGREREELFLRALCLCHTVQVKESTEQSQGDGLIDQVDGFGVDGEVPHPPQEQRGFIASSPDEVALVKGAMRYGFTFLGLESKTMKILTRNNDVEMYELLHVLNFDPVRRRMSVIVRSKSGDTLLFCKGADSSIFPRVRQEEVERIRMNVERNATEGYRTLCVAYKYLSAEEYAQADAGLREARLALQDREEKLITVYNQVETGMSLIGATAVEDRLQEEAAETMEALQGAGIKVWVLTGDKMETAKSTCYACRLFQRNTELLELTVRTLEDGGRKREDRLHELLLEYHKKAVQDAPPVKAGVTRTWSSATQDYGFIIDGATLSMVLNSSSESNSSRYKNLFLQICQNCASVLCCRMAPLQKAQIVKMVKNSKGSPITLSIGDGANDVSMILEAHVGIGIKGKEGRQAVRNSDYAIPKLKHLKKLLLAHGHLYYVRIAHLVQYFFYKNLCFILPQFLYQFFCGYSQQPLYDAAYLTMYNICFTSMPILAYSLLEQHICMEVLLDNSTLYREIAKNAMLRWGPFLYWTLLGVFHGLLFFFGVRYLFSNPALQDNGQVFGNWSYGTIVFTVLVFTVTLKLALDTRHWTWINHFVIWGSLAFYMFFSFFWGGIIWPFLKQQRLYFVFANMLSSVSAWLVIILLILLSLLPEILLVVFRKPRGPHTRQIAAVTPLSYKHLKERE, encoded by the exons CTTGGCGGCGATGAAAGAAGAGTAGACAGTAGGACTATCTATGTTGGTCATCGGTCATCTTCAACCAGTGAGGCTTTCATCCCACCCAAGTTCTGTGATAACAGGATTGTGTCCTCCAAG TATACAGTTTGGAACTTTCTACCAAAGAACCTGTTTGAGCAGTTTAGAAGAATTGCCAATTTCTACTTCCTTATCATCTTCCTGGTGCAG GTAATAGTGGACACCCCCACCAGCCCAGTCACCAGTGGCCTACCCTTATTTTTTGTGATTACAGTAACCGCTATCAAGCAG GGCTATGAGGACTGGCTACGGCACAAGGCTGACAATGAGGTGAATAAGTACCCAGTGACCGTGCTGGAACAAGGCCGGAAGATACGGAAGGAGAGTGAGAAGATCAAG GTTGGAGATGTTGTTGAGGTGGAGGAAGATGAGACCTTTCCCTGTGATTTAATACTGCTGCAGTCTAGCCGAGATGACGACACATGTTTCGTTACCACCGCAAGTCTGGATGGAGAGTCCAACCATAAG acacactacacagtgCCAGACACGGAGAAGGATCTGGAATCTCTCAACGCTACCATTGAGTGTGAACAGCCACAGCCTGACCTTTACAA GTTTGTCGGCCGTATGCACATCTACAAAAATGAACAGGAGACTGCAGTGAG GTCTTTGGGCCCAGAAAACCTCCTGCTGAAAGGGGCAACTTTAAAGAACACTCAGAAAATCTGTG GTGTTGCAGTTTATACTGGCATGGAGACAAAGATGGCTCTCAACTATCAGGGCAAGTCTCAGAAACGCTCTGCTGTGGAGAA GTCTATCAATGCCTTCCTTCTGGTTTACCTTTGCATATTGGTGAGCAAGGCCCTAGTGTGCACTACTCTTAAGTATGTGTGGCAAAGCAAGCCCGGGCAGGATGAGCCTTGGTACAACGAGAAAAcccagagagagaaggacaCCAATCTG TACCTAAAGATGTTCACTGACTTCCTGTCCTTCATGGTGCTCTTCAACTTCATCATTCCGGTGTCCATGTATGTGACGGTTGAGATGCAGAAGTTTTTGGGATCCTTTTTCATCACATGGGACAAGGACTTCTTTGACCCTGAAATCAAGGAGGGGGCACTGGTCAACACTTCAGACCTCAATGAGGAACTGGGACAG GTGGAGTATGTCTTTACAGACAAGACGGGCACCCTCACTCAGAACAACATGGAGTTCATAGAGTGCTGCATTGACGGCTTTCAGTACAAGTACCGGGACGCAAACTCAGAGTTGGACGGATTCTGTGTCACAGATGGACCTGTGAACAAAGTGCAGCAGAAAGCTGGCAGG GAGAGGGAAGAGCTGTTTCTGCGTGCCCTGTGTCTGTGCCACACAGTCCAGGTGAAGGAGTCTACTGAGCAGAGCCAAGGGGACGGACTGATAGACCAGGTGGATGGCTTCGGGGTGGATGGAGAGGTGCCTCATCCACCGCAGGAGCAGAGAGGCTTTATTGCCTCCTCCCCTGATGAGGTTGCTCTGGTCAAGGGTGCCATGAG GTATGGCTTCACATTTCTGGGTCTCGAAAGTAAAACCATGAAAATTCTCACCAGGAACAATGATGTTGAAAT GTATGAACTGCTTCACGTGTTGAACTTTGACCCAGTGAGAAGGCGAATGAGTGTAATCGTCAGATCCAAATCAG GTGATACGTTGCTCTTCTGTAAGGGAGCGGACTCTTCCATCTTTCCTCGAGTCAGACAGGAGGAGGTTGAACGGATACGCATGAATGTGGAGCGTAATGCAACA GAGGGCTACCGGACGCTATGTGTGGCCTACAAATATCTCAGTGCAGAAGAGTACGCCCAGGCAGATGCAGGATTGAGGGAAGCTAGACTGGCTCTGCAGGACAGAGAGGAGAAGCTCATTACTGTTTACAACCAAGTGGAGACTGGCATGAGTCTAATAGGAGCTACTGCTGTAGAAGATCG GCTTCAAGAGGAGGCAGCAGAGACCATGGAGGCTCTGCAGGGTGCAGGCATTAAAGTTTGGGTCCTAACGGGGGACAAGATGGAGACGGCAAAGTCCACCTGTTACGCTTGTAGGTTGTTCCAGAGAAATACAGAGCTGTTGGAGCTGACGGTGCGTACTttggaggatggagggaggaagcGGGAGGACCGACTGCATGAGCTCTTGCTTGAATACCACAAGAAAGCTGTACAGGATGCACCACCGGTAAAGGCTGGCGTCACCAG GACCTGGTCTTCAGCAACCCAGGACTATGGTTTCATCATAGATGGAGCCACTCTATCGATGGTGCTCAACTCCTCCTCTGAATCCAACTCGAGTCGCTACAAGAACCTGTTCCTGCAGATATGTCAAAACTGCGCATCTGTGCTCTGCTGCCGCATGGCTCCTCTACAAAAGGCACAG ATAGTTAAAATGGTGAAGAATTCTAAAGGCAGCCCTATCACCCTTTCCATTGGAGATGGTGCCAATGATGTCAGCATGATTTTGGAAGCTCACGTTGGCATTG GTATTAAGGGTAAAGAGGGTCGGCAGGCAGTGAGGAACAGTGATTATGCCATCCCCAAACTCAAGCACCTCAAGAAACTTTTGTTGGCTCACGGGCATCTCTACTATGTTCGCATTGCACACCTGGTGCAATATTTCTTTTACAAG AACCTTTGCTTCATCTTACCTCAGTTTTTGTACCAGTTCTTCTGTGGCTATTCCCAGCAA CCCCTGTATGATGCGGCCTATCTGACGATGTACAACATCTGCTTCACCTCTATGCCCATCCTGGCTTACAGTCTCTTGGAGCAGCACATCTGCATGGAGGTTCTGCTGGACAATTCTACCCTCTACAG AGAGATTGCTAAGAACGCCATGCTACGGTGGGGACCGTTCCTCTATTGGACTCTACTTGGAGTCTTTCATGGCTTGCTCTTCTTCTTTGGTGTTCGATATTTGTTCAGTAACCCAGCACTGCAGGATAATGGCCAG GTTTTTGGGAACTGGTCATATGGAACAATTGTCTTCACTGTCCTCGTCTTCACTGTCACACTAAAG CTCGCTCTGGACACGCGGCACTGGACATGGATCAACCACTTTGTAATCTGGGGCTCCCtggctttctacatgtttttcAGCTTCTTCTGGGGAGGAATAATATG GCCTTTCCTGAAGCAGCAACgtttgtactttgtgtttgCCAACATGCTGAGTTCGGTGTCAGCCTGGCTGGTCATCATCTTGCTCATCCTGCTCAGCCTACTGCCAGAGATCCTGCTTGTGGTGTTCCGCAAGCCCCGTGGGCCCCACACTCGACAG